TCACCCGTGGCTGGCAAGGTCGTCGTCCCGCCATTCTAGCCGCCACTGGCTTTGTCGTCGTCTGGGTTTGCTATCTAGGTGTCAATCTCTTAGGTAAAGGGCTACACTCCTACGGCTGGTTCTTCTAAACATCTAGTTCCCTAGCAGCAGAGGTATTAGCCCTAGCAGGTAGCAAACATCCTCTGTGTACGTCTACGCTTGCCTCTGCGTTTAAAAGGTGCTTTGGTCAGCCTCTACACTCCTTAAATCGTACAAACCTCATGACTGACCACTCCACCTGGACCCCTCTCCATGCACGAATACATCGCACCCTCCGATCGCGCCACCTCTTAGAACGCAACCAAACAATACTCGTTGCCGTATCCGGTGGACAAGATTCCCTGTGCTTAATCAAACTCCTCTTAGATTTACAACAAAAATGGGAATGGCAGCTAGGAATTGCTCACTGCGATCACCGCTGGCGTTCCGACTCTCAAGCCAATGCCAACTACGTCAAACAAATAGCAACAAACTGGCACCTACCATTTTATTGCTATACGGCCAAGCAACCGCCCAAAAGTGAAGCAGCAGCGCGGCAATGGCGATATCAAGCATTCAGTGCGATCGCCCAAACAAATGGTTACAACTGCATTGTTACTGGTCATACAGCAAGTGATCGCGCCGAAACCCTGCTTTATAACCTGATTCGCGGGAGTGGTGCAGATGGTCTGCAAGCTCTAACTTGGAGACGCTCAATCGATTCTGGGCTTTTGTTAGTGCGTCCACTGCTAGATGTTACTCGCACTGAAACTGCCCAATTTTGTCAAGACATGCAGCTAACAGTTTGGGAAGATGCCACCAATCAAGACTTAAAGTATGCCCGTAACCGCATCCGTCAAGAATTACTGCCCTACTTGCAAACCCACTTCAACCCGCAAGTCGAATCAGCCTTAGCCCAAACCGCTGAACTTTTACAAGCTGAGGTAGAATATCTAGAACAAGCTGCCCATCAGCTGCGGCTTCGCGCACAGACAGAAGCTTCAAGAGCAGGGGGAAAATCTAACCTCTCGCCTCTCGCCTCTCACCCCTCGTCCCTTCAACTAAATCGCCACCTACTACAGACGGCCCCACTCGCCCTGCAACGTCGCGTCATCCGCCAATGGTTGCACCAAGCACTATCTTGTACTCCCAGCTTTGAACAAATCGAAAAACTGACTGCCCTGATTACAGCCCCTAGTGGTTCGCAGACCGATCCGTTTCCAGGCGGTGCGATCGCTCAAGTAGAGAAAGACTGGATCTGGCTAAAACCAGGCTAATTTAAAACTTAAAACTATTCCAGGTTAGCCATGCTCTTTTACAAAAATAGCTGGCGGATTTGGGTAATGACATCGAGTTGATAGTCACCAGGCTGTTGTGCTTGCTCCAGGGTCGTGGCGATCGCCTGCAGCTTATTTCTTAGCCTATCCAGATTATCCTGAACTGGTCTTAGCATCTCTTGATAAAGATTAACTTGTCCCCAGCATTCTGCCGTCACCGCCCGTAAAGACAGCAAATTCTGCTCTAAGCTTTGCAGTTCCTGCCACTTCATTTCCTGTTCGTGCACCTGATGGTCGATTGTCCTCTGCACTTGGTCAATGATAGAGCGCATCTGCTCAATCTCCTGTTCCAACTTTTGCAGTTCCTGCATTTGTTGTTGTCTTTGCGCCTGAATTTGACCCAAAATCGGTTCTAAATCAACTTTGTATTCTTCTTGTCTATCAACCGGATTAATTCCTTGCCGTTGCCATAATATTATCTTGTGCTGACGCAGAATATCCTTGCGCTCTTGCAGATTATGGCGTTGACCAACGAGTGTTTGGTGCAGAAAGCGGTAGCTATCTTGCTCGTCTGCCAGTTCAATTTCTAGGTTTGTCTGGTCATGGTCATTAGCTTGACTGAGCTGAGCTTGCAGTTCATTAATTGCCTGTTGCTTGTACCTGAGCTCTTCTTCCTGCTCATTAACAAAATGATAAGCATTTTGCCAATCCCGATGCAGGTCTTGCACCATTTGCTGCAGTTGGTCTAAAGGCATCTTCTCCAGCGCTTCTAGATCGACTTTCTGGCTAAAGAGGATGTCACAAGCAGGCTGGATAAGACAGTAAATCTGTTGGTATAAATCCTCCTGATTGTGCAGTTGTAGATTCAGTATCTGAACATAATCTTGCTTGCTTTTCAGCAAATTAGTTTGTACCTGCAACGCTGCTTTATTCTGTTCCAGAGAGTTTTGAGCTTGCTGCCATTCTTGCTTGCTGTTTTGCAAGGCTATCGTTTGACTGTCAACCTCTGCTTGGTGCTGATCAGCAGTAGTTCTCTGCTCCTCCAGCCTTTGCCAGTGTGGGTTAAGAGTAGCTTGCAGAGATTCAACCAATTCAAAGGCAAGATTCAGCTCCTGCCCAACTGATAACGTAGTTGTAATACCGCTAAACAAGCGATCAAGTAATTCTTGGATTTGGCGTACAGTAGCCTCATCCAAGCCGGACTGCTGGAACCCACTCTGTTTCTCCTCCAGTCGCCGCTGCTCGCCCCGCAGGTGATCCCAAGCTCCCTCTAGCTCTCGGCGGTTACGCTCAATTTCTTGTTGCAGCCGCGCCACTGTCTCCCGTTCAGTTGAAATTGCATGCTGTTGCGCCTCTAGCCGTTTTAACTCTCCCTCCCTTTGTTCTAACTGTTCTAAGCGTACTTCCATTTCCATTTGGCGCTGATTCATTTCTTCACTCTGATACTTCAGAGATTCCTTCCACTGCTCAATTTCTTCTTCCTGGTTCTTGGACTTTTCCAGCTGACGGGAGAAATTTTGCAAAATGCTAATCAACGGACGCCCTGCTTCCTGAATTCGCTGCAATTGGCGATTTGCATTTACATCAGCTAATACCAACGCCCCAGTATTGAAATTATTGGCTTCCTCAGTGGGAATCACTTCTTCCCCTGACACAGGAATCCAACTCTGATCAGCTCGCTGATACGCCAGCAGTTTGATTTCTGCCTTGACAGCACCAATAAACCCTGTCTTCTGCTTTTGTACTTCTGCTAGATACAGCACACTGATCGTCCTCTTGATTTACCTAACGCCCTACCCTGGACGCCATCTTGCCCTAATCGTTTTATCTGTCCGATTAAACCCAATCTAGACAGACCCCACAGGAAAAACTATCCCATCTCTATTTTGGACTGAGTATAGTCATCCTCATACCATTTTAGATTTTGGATTATGAAAGCCCTGCCAGTAGCTAGATTTAGCAATTACAAGGTTGGAACAATCAAACACAATGGTATGAGTTCAAGTTTATTTGCCAATTTTGTTGCTAAACGCCGCAGCTACATAGCAGGCTCAGAGTTACTTAACAAACATTTCACATTGTTATTCCCTCAGCTTGAAAGATTGGAAAAAACTAGGGGCAAAATTAACTCAGGTGCAAACGCGATCGCAGAGGAGCTTTTTAGTTAAATGCAGGGCAACTTAAATGAAATCGATATCTGCAGTATTCTACAACTGATTGAATTGGGGCAACGAACGGGTGAACTGTTTGTCGAGGCTTATAGTTCCTACAATCACAGCATTACTGGTAATGCTGACGGTAAAAGCTTTGCCCTCCGCAACTCCAAATCCCTTAAACAGTCCTGGTTTATCTTTTTCCTCAACGGTCAAATTGTCTATGTTATCGATAGCGACAGCAGCTTATCTCGTTTGCGCGATTACTTATGTCATTACCAACTAGAAACAAGTTTGGATCGCATTGTAATTTCGTCTCTAGTTGCTGATAACGCGCCAGAATATGGCTACCTCTGGGCGCTGCTCGAACACCATATTCTCACTCCAGCTCAAGGTCGCAGTATCATCCAAGGCATTGTGCATGAAACACTCTTCGACTTGCTCAGCTTACACCAAGGTTTCTTCATCTTTGATCGTGGACCGACACTAGCACCACAATTAACAACATTTGAGATTAGTTCCCTGGTAAGGAAAATTATGAAGCAGGTGCAGGAGTGGAAGCAGTTACATCCACACATTCAATCTCCAAGCCAGTGTCTGGCGATCGCTGACTTTATCCAACTACGCCAAGCTTTACCAGAAGCGACAGCCAATAACCTAGAACACTGGGCAGATGGCAAAACTTCCCTCCGCCAACTGGCTCGATATCTAAATCGAGATATTTTGACAGTTGCCAAAGCAATTTATCCTTTTGTCAAACATGGCTGGATTCAACTGCATTATCCCGCTATGAGTGCAACCACCAAGCCAAAGGGCTTACAACTGGCACCAGAAGCAAAAATTCCTTACATTGTCTGCATTGATGATGGAAGTGTCATTTGTAAAGCTGTGGAGTCCACTCTGAAGCTACACGGTTACGAAGCAATTGGATGCAATAACCCCCTAGAGGCACTTAGTCTTGTCTTCCAATTCAAACCAGATTTAATTTTATGCGACATTGTCATGCCTGAACTAGATGGCTATGAGCTTTGTGCTATGCTGCGCCGCTCTAGCATATTTCGGCAGACACCGATTATCATGCTCACGGCTAAAGATCTGTTTATCGATCGAGTCAAAGCTCGGATGGTGGGAGCAACAGATTATCTCACAAAGCCATTTGCCGACAGCGAGTTATTAATGCTGATAGAAAAACACTTGCATCTCGACAACAATTTTTCTAGGCAGCAGTGTGGAGTGATTGCTGACTAAAGCATAAACTTTTATCCTGTCCACTGTACATTCACTGAAGTCAGGCAAAATTGCAACTTAAACCAGGTAAAGCGATCAGTAGATCTTCCCTTGGATACCCGCTTGAGGTAGCGTTAAGTTTAGTTTGTAGTTTGGTTGTGTAAGGCTACCTTAAATAGAGATTAATATTACGTAATTAGCTTATACCATTAGTACCATTGAATCAATTAGTAAATAGTTAAGCTTACCCAATTGATTAAATAATTTTACGTTGAACTATGGTAGCCGTTCTTAAGCAGGAACGTTTAGATAAGGCAGATTAACATTTATGAGTACAGTACTGGTTGTAGAAGACAGTCCCACCCAAAGGGAAATAATTATAGATCTTCTAAAAGCTAATGGGATAACAGTGACGGTAGCCAACGATGGCATTGAGGCTTTGCAGCAAATTCAGCTTGCTTGCCCCGATTTAATAGTGCTGGACATTGTCATGCCCAAAATGAACGGCTACGAGGTTTGCCGTCGGCTTAAAACTGACCCAAAAACCCAAAATTTACCAGTGGTAATGTGTTCAACCAAAAGCGAAGAATTTGATCGTTACTGGGGTATGAAACAAGGAGCTGATGCTTATATCGTCAAACCGTTTCAGCCAAAAGAGTTGCTGGCAACCGTCAAACAATTACTTCGAGGTTAAAGGGGGATGGCATGGTAAACCCAGATTTACTAATGAATAATGATGAAGTTCAAGCTTCCCCAGAATTTCAGCAATTAGAGAGTCGGGAAGGTGAGCTGCACCTCCGCTTTTATATTGCTTCTAATCAACAGTTTGCACTGCCAGCAATGGGCATTCGAGAGGTGATTTCCGCTCCTCTCGATCAAATTACTCCAATTCCTAATGCTTCTCCTTTTCTTTTGGGT
This window of the Chroococcidiopsis sp. CCMEE 29 genome carries:
- a CDS encoding response regulator, which codes for MQGNLNEIDICSILQLIELGQRTGELFVEAYSSYNHSITGNADGKSFALRNSKSLKQSWFIFFLNGQIVYVIDSDSSLSRLRDYLCHYQLETSLDRIVISSLVADNAPEYGYLWALLEHHILTPAQGRSIIQGIVHETLFDLLSLHQGFFIFDRGPTLAPQLTTFEISSLVRKIMKQVQEWKQLHPHIQSPSQCLAIADFIQLRQALPEATANNLEHWADGKTSLRQLARYLNRDILTVAKAIYPFVKHGWIQLHYPAMSATTKPKGLQLAPEAKIPYIVCIDDGSVICKAVESTLKLHGYEAIGCNNPLEALSLVFQFKPDLILCDIVMPELDGYELCAMLRRSSIFRQTPIIMLTAKDLFIDRVKARMVGATDYLTKPFADSELLMLIEKHLHLDNNFSRQQCGVIAD
- the tilS gene encoding tRNA lysidine(34) synthetase TilS yields the protein MTDHSTWTPLHARIHRTLRSRHLLERNQTILVAVSGGQDSLCLIKLLLDLQQKWEWQLGIAHCDHRWRSDSQANANYVKQIATNWHLPFYCYTAKQPPKSEAAARQWRYQAFSAIAQTNGYNCIVTGHTASDRAETLLYNLIRGSGADGLQALTWRRSIDSGLLLVRPLLDVTRTETAQFCQDMQLTVWEDATNQDLKYARNRIRQELLPYLQTHFNPQVESALAQTAELLQAEVEYLEQAAHQLRLRAQTEASRAGGKSNLSPLASHPSSLQLNRHLLQTAPLALQRRVIRQWLHQALSCTPSFEQIEKLTALITAPSGSQTDPFPGGAIAQVEKDWIWLKPG
- a CDS encoding response regulator, encoding MSTVLVVEDSPTQREIIIDLLKANGITVTVANDGIEALQQIQLACPDLIVLDIVMPKMNGYEVCRRLKTDPKTQNLPVVMCSTKSEEFDRYWGMKQGADAYIVKPFQPKELLATVKQLLRG
- the hmpF gene encoding pilus motility taxis protein HmpF; the encoded protein is MLYLAEVQKQKTGFIGAVKAEIKLLAYQRADQSWIPVSGEEVIPTEEANNFNTGALVLADVNANRQLQRIQEAGRPLISILQNFSRQLEKSKNQEEEIEQWKESLKYQSEEMNQRQMEMEVRLEQLEQREGELKRLEAQQHAISTERETVARLQQEIERNRRELEGAWDHLRGEQRRLEEKQSGFQQSGLDEATVRQIQELLDRLFSGITTTLSVGQELNLAFELVESLQATLNPHWQRLEEQRTTADQHQAEVDSQTIALQNSKQEWQQAQNSLEQNKAALQVQTNLLKSKQDYVQILNLQLHNQEDLYQQIYCLIQPACDILFSQKVDLEALEKMPLDQLQQMVQDLHRDWQNAYHFVNEQEEELRYKQQAINELQAQLSQANDHDQTNLEIELADEQDSYRFLHQTLVGQRHNLQERKDILRQHKIILWQRQGINPVDRQEEYKVDLEPILGQIQAQRQQQMQELQKLEQEIEQMRSIIDQVQRTIDHQVHEQEMKWQELQSLEQNLLSLRAVTAECWGQVNLYQEMLRPVQDNLDRLRNKLQAIATTLEQAQQPGDYQLDVITQIRQLFL